The Deltaproteobacteria bacterium genomic interval TAGAGACCGACCCTCTCTGGGCCGATTATAAAGACCTTGCTTTAAAATATGATCTTAGAGCCTGCTGGTCAACCCCTATAGTTAACTCCAAAAATAAGGTATTAGGCACATTCGCGATGTACTATGGCCGTGAACGCGCTCCAAGCCCACAGGAAAAAAGACTCATAGATGCCGCTACGCATTTGGCCAGAATCGCTATTGAGCAAATCAACACCCAGGAATTAGCGATGCGCCTCGGTGAAATTTTAGAAGAATCCCCAAACGAGATATATATATTTAACGCTGAAACCTACCGTTTTCTGAACGTAAACAAAGGAGCAAGAATTAACCTTGGATATACCAAGGATGAACTGCTTAACATGACCCCATACGACCTAAAACCGGAGATAAAACCAGGATTTTTCGAGCAATTTAAACCCCTCATTACCGGTGAAAAAGAAAAAATGAGCTTTTCCACAATACATCAACGTAAGGACGGCTCACAGTATCCGGTCGACGTCTATCTTCACGGATCAAGCTTCAACGGGAAAAAGATATTCGTCGCTAATGTGATTGATATTACAGGTCAGAACAAGACAGAGAAAGAATTAAAAGAAAAAGTGGAGCAGTTATCAAAAAAGAACAGGTATGAATCAATAATCCGAGCGGTGACGGAAAGTCTTCATCAATCTCTGGATTTGGAGGAGGTCTTTGATAACGCGGTTGATGCCCTTAACAAGAATGTGGAAGGGGCGGAGAATGTTGTAATTTTCATGGTAGAAGACAACGAAGCCGTCATGAAAGCAAGCAGGGGGCACTCGGCCCGGTACATCAAAAAACTGAAAAGGATACCTTACCCGAAAGGGGCGACCTGGAAAACCATAATAGAGGGGAAAGCCAGGTATGTGCCGGATACGGATACCGACGATGCATTGGGACCCGCCGGAAAAGAGTTCGGCACCAAGAGCTACCTTTCGATGCCTATTCGCTCGGAAGAGAAAACAATCGGCTGCATACACGTCCATTCGCCTGAAAAAAATACATTTTGCGAGGAAGACCTTAACCTGCTTGAGATTGTGGCCAGGCAGCTCGGGTCGGCTATTAAAAATGCCGAGCAGGCAGAGGAATTAAAAAGGTCTCAGGAAAATATAAAACAAAGATTAAACGAACTGTCAAAAAAGAAAAGGTATGAGGAGATTATAAATACGGTCACGAGAAGTGTGCATAGCTCAATTGAACTCCAGCAAGTGCTGGATAATGCCGTAGGGGCTATGGCGAGTAACGTCAGTGGAGCTGACAATGTCTCCATTTACTTTATAGAGGGGAGCGATGCGGTTATTCAAGCCCACCGCGGCTATCCCGGCTGGTTTATCGAAAAAGTAACACGGATCCCCTATCCGAAAGGTTTTACATGGAAGACAATGACCGAGGGAAAACTACAATATTGTCCAGACGTGGAAAAAGACAATGTAATCGGACCCGCGGGTAAAAAAGTCGGAACAAAGAGCTACGCAGCCATGCCTATCAAGTATGAAGGGAATACGATCGGGTGTATTAATATCAATTCTTATTCGAAAAACTTTTTTGACAAAGAAGATATTAATCTGCTTGAATTAATAGTGGCGCAAATAGAAATCGCTGTGAACAACGCGCGCCAGGCAGAAGCCCTGAGGGAATCCGAGGAGAGGTATAGAATACTATTTGAACAGACGCCTATGGGAGTTTTTATCTTCGATCGAAACCTGACAATCACACATACTAACCAGCGTCATGCGGAAATTTTACAATCCTCCATTAAAAAGATAATCGGAATGGAGTTAAGAAAGCTTAAGGACCAGACCTTTACCCCGATAATGGAAAAAGCCCTCGAAGGACACACGAGCCGTCAGGAAGGATGGTACAAAGCTACAACCGGCAAAGCCGATATAAATTTGCTTGTATCGGCGTCGCCGCTCAGGGATGCATCCGGAAAGATTATCGGCGGCATGTCGCTCATCGAGGACATCACCGAGCGAAAAAAAGCGGAAGCGGCTCTCCTGGAGTCTCAAAAGAACTACGAAGTATTGGTGAATACCATCGATGGGATCGTATGGGAGGCAGACCCCGAGACGCTCAGATTTACCTTCGCGAGCCGTCAGGCAGAGAGTATACTAGGCTATCCTGCTGAAGAGTGGACAAAAAAACATGATTTCTGGAAAGAGAAATTACATCCCGAGGACAGGAAAAGGGTATGTGATTTTTGTATGAAAGCGACGTCAGAAAAAAGAGACCACGTTATTGAATACAGAATGATCGCCGCCGACGGAAGAAATGTCTGGGTAAGGGACCTAGTAACAGTCGTAGTTGAAAATGATGAAGTGGTCGGATTAAGGGGCATCATTATAGATATCACCGATCTGAAAAAAGCAGAGGACCTGATTGCGGAAAGCGCCAACAAATACCGCGCGCTCGTCGAGAATATATATGATCTTGTGGCTGAAGCCAGCTTCGACGGCAAGTTTCTTTACCTTAGTCCCAGCTACATAGACGCTCTCGGGTACGAACCCGAGGAGCTTGTGGGAAGAAATATTTTCGAGAATATTCACCCGGACGACCTGAATACTGTAACAGAAGAATTCCAGAGAGTAATTATTTCCAGGACATCGGGAAAAGCGGTATTCAAGTACAGGCATAAAAACGGAAACTGGAGATGGTTCGATAGTACCGGCAGAACCTATGAAACAGCAAAGGGTGAGCTCAGATGCGTCATAGTATCCCGCGACATCACCGAAAGAAAGAGGCTGGAGGATGAATTATTCAAATCACAAAAGCTCGAATCGCTGGGGGTTCTTGCAGGCGGAATCGCACACGATTTCAATAATCTTCTGACAGTTATTTTAGGGAATATATCTATCTCGAAAATGAAAATGAACGAGCAAGATAAGATATACCAAAGGCTAATGGAAGCGGAAAATGCGTCTTTGAGGGCGAGGGATTTAACGTCACAGCTTCTCACCTTTTCCAAAGGCGGCGCGCCTGTAAAGGAATACGTACAATCTCTTGATGAGCACATAATTGACACCGCTAATTTCGCGGTTAGCGGATCAAAAGTAAAATGTAAATTCCATATTGAAGACAGTCTCTGGCCGGTTGAAGTTGATGGAGGACAGATAAGCCAGGTCATACACAACCTGATAATCAACGCGGATCAGGCAATGCCGAACGGGGGAATTATAAGCATCAATGCCTGCAACCTAGCGGTGGAAGAAAGTAGCGAAACCGGTATAAAGGACGGGAAATATGTAAAAATATCAATTGAGGACAAAGGGATCGGAATGACCGAAGAATTAATGGAAAAGATATTCGACCCGTATTTTACAACCAAGCATAAGGGGAGCGGACTCGGTCTCGCAACCGTGTATTCGATAGTTAAAAATCACGACGGGCATATCGATGTAATCTCCGAAATCGGTGTGGGAACGAGGTTCGATGTCTGTCTTCCTGCGGCCAAAAATAAACCTAAGGAAAATATTCATTACCCGAATTTATATGCCGGAGACGGGAATATACTGATCATGGATGATGAACAGGCGGTAAGAGAGGTCGCGGGTGAAATGATAACCCAGCTCGGTTACTGCGTTGAATACGCATCGGACGGCGCCGAGGCGATTGAGAAATATATTAAGGCCAGGGAAAAAGGAAGCCCGTTCGATGCTGTAATGATTGATCTGACTGTGCCGGGCGGTATGGGCGGGAAAGAGGCTCATAAAATACTGCTGGAAATAGACGCCGATGCCAAAGTAATCGTATCGAGCGGATATTCTAACGATCCCGTGATGTCCAGGTACGATGAGTACGGCTTTAAGGGAGTAGTGTCCAAGCCCTATAACGTAGAGGAACTGAGCAAAACGCTTTATTCTGTAATAAACGGAATATCATAAACAATTTTAAACTTATGGTATTGAAAAGCGGGTACGAACAGCATCTCACGGGATTCAAACAAAACGAGACGGTCCGCAAGCCGAATTTGTCCGGCAAGTTGAATTCACTCCCTTTTCCTTTATAATACGTTCTTTCTTAATATCTGGGAAAGTATATAAATTCAGCTCAACTATATGGAATCCAGGCACATCAGGAATTTCTCTATAATTGCTCACGTGGACCATGGCAAATCCACGCTCGCGGACCGTATTCTGGAATTTACCGGAACCCTTACCGAGAGGGAGAAAACCGAGCAGTTTCTGGATCAGATGGAGATAGAGAGAGAAAGGGGAATCACCATTAAAGCCCAGGCCGTGAGACTGTATTATACGGCCGATGACGGTATCAAGTACGAATTCAACCTGATTGACACTCCCGGGCATGTGGACTTCAGCTACGAGGTTTCGAGAAGCCTGATGGCATGCGAAGGTGCTCTTCTGGTTGTAGACGCTTCCCAGGGTGTTGAAGCCCAGACTGTGGCAAACGCCTATCTGGCATCGGATTCGGGCCTCGAACTTATTCCGGTCATTAACAAGATCGACCTCCCGGCGGCAGAGCCCGAAAGGGTCAAGGAAGAAATCGAGGACGTAATCGGCATTAGCGCCGAGGGTGCGATACTCGCAAGCGCCAAAGAGGGTACCGGGACAAAAGAGATACTGGAAGCGGTTGTAAAAAACATACCTCCCCCCGCCGACAAGTCGGAAGCACCGCTCAAAGCGCTAATATTCGACAGCTGGTTCGACTCCTACCAGGGAGTGGTAATGCTGATAAGGGTATTTGAGGGGAAAGTTGAGCTTGGCAAGAATATCAAGTTCATGTCTACCGGCAAATCGTACGAACTAAAAAAACTGGGCGTCTTTTCTCCGAGAGCAATAGAGGTAAAGGAGCTCGGAACCGGGGAAGTAGGGTTCGTATCGGCATCGATCAAGGAGATAAACGAAGCGAAAGTAGGAGATACGATTACCAGCCCGGAAAGACCGACTGAAAAACCGCTTGCCGGATTCAGGGAAATGAAGCCTATGGTCTTCAGCGGTCTTTATCCTATAGAGCCGGGAGATTATGACAAATTAAGGGAAGCCCTTGAAAAACTGAGATTGAATGATTCGTCCCTTGTGTACGAGCCCGAGACATCCGTAGCTCTCGGATTCGGTTTCAGATGCGGATTCCTGGGGCTTCTGCACATGGAAATCGTCAAGGAAAGGCTGGAGAGGGAATTCGAACTCGAGCTCATAACGACAGCTCCGACTGTGGTCTACCGCGCAACCGACAAGAAGGACCAGGTGCTTTACGTAGATAATCCGAGCGAGCTTCCGACCCCTGACCAGATAGAGCTCATTGAAGAGCCGTATGTACTTGTATCCGTCCATACCCCGAGCACCTATCTGGGAGCTATATTCGACCTCTGCATAAAAAAGAGGGGCACACAGCGCGATATAAAATACGTGACAACCGAAAGGGTAATAGTGGAATATGAAATACCGCTCTCGGAAATTGTTTTTGACTTCTATGACAAGCTTAAATCCGTTTCACGCGGATACGCATCGATGGACTATGACCCCATCGGCTACCGGGGCTCCGACCTGATTAAAATGGACGTTCTCGTAAACGGAGAGCCGGTTGACGCGCTTTCGATAATCGTGCATAAGGAAAAGTCGTACGAAAGGGGAAGAGACCTTATCGCCAAGCTCAGGTCCCTGATTCCCCGGCAGCTTTACGAAGTCGTGATACAGGCCTCTATCGGTACCCGGATAATAGCGCGTGAATCCGTGAAGCCTGTAAGAAAGGACGTAACGGCGAAATGTTACGGAGGAGACGTAACCAGAAAGAGAAAACTCCTTGAAAAACAGAAAGAGGGGAAGAAACGCCTGAAACAGATAGGCAAGATAGAAATACCGCAAGAGGCTTTCCTAGCCGTATTAAAAACTTAATATAAAATCAACAAATCTCTCTGCTCAGACATAATCCTACTTTTTATTAACCGACATCATCATCTCGGTAATCGCATAGGTCGCGCCGCTCACAGCGTCCGGGTCCGTCGAAACGTCGATCAAGGCCGGGGCGCCTGAAGAAAAGGCACGCTCGAGCGCCCCCGCAAGCTCTTTGGGGTCGTTCACGGATTCTCCGTACCCTCCCATCACCTTTACGATCTCATGAAAGGAGGTGAGACCGAGATCGACACCCGGCACCTCCCGGTTTTTGCCGTATGTAATCTCCAATTGATGCTTTGTCATACCCCATGACCGGTCGTTGCAGACTATTGCAACAAATGGAATTTTGTGCCTTATGGCAGTATCGAATTCCATAAAGTTCATCCCTATTGCGCCGTCTCCGCTAATGAGCGCGACCCGCTTGTCAGGACAGGCAACCTTTGCCCCTATCGCAAAGGGCACACCCACGCCCATACACCCGAGCGGCCCGCCCTTGACGTAATGACCCGGCTTTCTGACCCTGTAATGCCCGTCGGCCCACGCCTGCGTGTCGCCGCCATCGATGACGAGAATCCCTTCCTCCCCCAGAAATTCTTCTACCGCCCTTGCCACCCTAACCGGATGAATCGGGATTTTATCCGAACCCCTGATCTCCTCGCCTTTCTCCCGTTTTTCCGCCCGCAACGAACCCGCTCTTTCCAGCCAGGGTTTAAAATCGATCTCTATCGAGTTTTCTTCGATGTAATCCGTAACCTGCGACAGAACGCTGCCCAGATCACCCACAATACCCAAATCGGCAGGCCTGTTTCTTCCGATCTCCCCGGGGTCAATGTCAACCTGAATAATCTTCGCCTCCGGGCCAAAAGTCTTCCCGAAGCCTATGTAGATACTGAGTCTTACCCCGAGAAGAAGTATGAGGTCGGCCTCTCCCGTAATTTCCCTGAACCCGTTCGGCGCCGAAGGGCTCGCGGGTCCGAAGCAAAGCGGATGGTCGTCGGATACAATCCCGCGGCCGAAGTTTAACGTAAACACAGGAAGATTA includes:
- a CDS encoding PAS domain S-box protein, producing the protein MKDIYKTKKQLIEEVGELKKLNKKLENDKNHRITDSNHASEENFPNKSFYELSPLMYFTVDREGIVRGVNRLGARHLGYSRKELEGSPVINVFYPDDRKDAENLLKNCFKNPDKVHRWELRKVKKDGSVIWVKEHIRIEYLNKGSDLAIIVCEDITEHKLAQFLLDTDKMMFELMARNATLPEILSSLCLAIEKHSNGMLCSFLILDENGKRLKHGAAPSLPEDYVKSIDGVEIGPFVGSCGTAAYTKKSVVVADIETDPLWADYKDLALKYDLRACWSTPIVNSKNKVLGTFAMYYGRERAPSPQEKRLIDAATHLARIAIEQINTQELAMRLGEILEESPNEIYIFNAETYRFLNVNKGARINLGYTKDELLNMTPYDLKPEIKPGFFEQFKPLITGEKEKMSFSTIHQRKDGSQYPVDVYLHGSSFNGKKIFVANVIDITGQNKTEKELKEKVEQLSKKNRYESIIRAVTESLHQSLDLEEVFDNAVDALNKNVEGAENVVIFMVEDNEAVMKASRGHSARYIKKLKRIPYPKGATWKTIIEGKARYVPDTDTDDALGPAGKEFGTKSYLSMPIRSEEKTIGCIHVHSPEKNTFCEEDLNLLEIVARQLGSAIKNAEQAEELKRSQENIKQRLNELSKKKRYEEIINTVTRSVHSSIELQQVLDNAVGAMASNVSGADNVSIYFIEGSDAVIQAHRGYPGWFIEKVTRIPYPKGFTWKTMTEGKLQYCPDVEKDNVIGPAGKKVGTKSYAAMPIKYEGNTIGCININSYSKNFFDKEDINLLELIVAQIEIAVNNARQAEALRESEERYRILFEQTPMGVFIFDRNLTITHTNQRHAEILQSSIKKIIGMELRKLKDQTFTPIMEKALEGHTSRQEGWYKATTGKADINLLVSASPLRDASGKIIGGMSLIEDITERKKAEAALLESQKNYEVLVNTIDGIVWEADPETLRFTFASRQAESILGYPAEEWTKKHDFWKEKLHPEDRKRVCDFCMKATSEKRDHVIEYRMIAADGRNVWVRDLVTVVVENDEVVGLRGIIIDITDLKKAEDLIAESANKYRALVENIYDLVAEASFDGKFLYLSPSYIDALGYEPEELVGRNIFENIHPDDLNTVTEEFQRVIISRTSGKAVFKYRHKNGNWRWFDSTGRTYETAKGELRCVIVSRDITERKRLEDELFKSQKLESLGVLAGGIAHDFNNLLTVILGNISISKMKMNEQDKIYQRLMEAENASLRARDLTSQLLTFSKGGAPVKEYVQSLDEHIIDTANFAVSGSKVKCKFHIEDSLWPVEVDGGQISQVIHNLIINADQAMPNGGIISINACNLAVEESSETGIKDGKYVKISIEDKGIGMTEELMEKIFDPYFTTKHKGSGLGLATVYSIVKNHDGHIDVISEIGVGTRFDVCLPAAKNKPKENIHYPNLYAGDGNILIMDDEQAVREVAGEMITQLGYCVEYASDGAEAIEKYIKAREKGSPFDAVMIDLTVPGGMGGKEAHKILLEIDADAKVIVSSGYSNDPVMSRYDEYGFKGVVSKPYNVEELSKTLYSVINGIS
- the lepA gene encoding translation elongation factor 4, whose amino-acid sequence is MESRHIRNFSIIAHVDHGKSTLADRILEFTGTLTEREKTEQFLDQMEIERERGITIKAQAVRLYYTADDGIKYEFNLIDTPGHVDFSYEVSRSLMACEGALLVVDASQGVEAQTVANAYLASDSGLELIPVINKIDLPAAEPERVKEEIEDVIGISAEGAILASAKEGTGTKEILEAVVKNIPPPADKSEAPLKALIFDSWFDSYQGVVMLIRVFEGKVELGKNIKFMSTGKSYELKKLGVFSPRAIEVKELGTGEVGFVSASIKEINEAKVGDTITSPERPTEKPLAGFREMKPMVFSGLYPIEPGDYDKLREALEKLRLNDSSLVYEPETSVALGFGFRCGFLGLLHMEIVKERLEREFELELITTAPTVVYRATDKKDQVLYVDNPSELPTPDQIELIEEPYVLVSVHTPSTYLGAIFDLCIKKRGTQRDIKYVTTERVIVEYEIPLSEIVFDFYDKLKSVSRGYASMDYDPIGYRGSDLIKMDVLVNGEPVDALSIIVHKEKSYERGRDLIAKLRSLIPRQLYEVVIQASIGTRIIARESVKPVRKDVTAKCYGGDVTRKRKLLEKQKEGKKRLKQIGKIEIPQEAFLAVLKT
- a CDS encoding thiamine pyrophosphate-binding protein, with translation MAKVEGGWLVAKTLHELGVREIFSLGGGHINPIYNACVDFGIRIIDTHHEQGASMAADAYGRLKRKPGVCIVTAGPGFTNAITGMAGAHLANSPFMLISGRSGVEENDRLSLQEIDQQGMAAPVAKWARTVYDPGRIPEYVTTAYKRAISGRPGPVYLGMSYEVLYPELGENDIYPYNTNVPSNRIKAEESIVIKAVEMLRAARRPVAVAGSGAWYSAADREILRFIERANLPVFTLNFGRGIVSDDHPLCFGPASPSAPNGFREITGEADLILLLGVRLSIYIGFGKTFGPEAKIIQVDIDPGEIGRNRPADLGIVGDLGSVLSQVTDYIEENSIEIDFKPWLERAGSLRAEKREKGEEIRGSDKIPIHPVRVARAVEEFLGEEGILVIDGGDTQAWADGHYRVRKPGHYVKGGPLGCMGVGVPFAIGAKVACPDKRVALISGDGAIGMNFMEFDTAIRHKIPFVAIVCNDRSWGMTKHQLEITYGKNREVPGVDLGLTSFHEIVKVMGGYGESVNDPKELAGALERAFSSGAPALIDVSTDPDAVSGATYAITEMMMSVNKK